In Mesorhizobium sp. M9A.F.Ca.ET.002.03.1.2, the DNA window CATAAAAAAAGCCGCTCGGAGGCGGCTGGATTTCTGAGCGATTGGATCTGGATTTCTGAAAGCGATTGGATGTTGAGGTCGCGATCCGTCGCGCCCCCCTCTGTCCTGCCGGACATCTCCACCACTTGGGGGAGATTGGCAGCGTCCCTGGCGGCGTCTTTCTTCAAACATTGGAGATTGGCGAAAGCCGACGTGACAGCCGATCTCCCTCCTTGTGGGGAGATGTCCGGCAGGACAGAGGGGGGCGCGAAGGAATGCTGTCCGAACGGGATTGGCGATAGGGCGGAGGTTCGCCCCCTATTTCAGCCTGCTCAGGCCTCGGTCGTCTTCAGCGCGATGAACGTCATGTTCTTCACGCTCGACGCCGTGCGGTCCCAGTTCGCCGCCAGCGCAAGCTCGGCATCGGTGGCGAATTCGCCGGCCGAGGAGGCGTCGAGGAAGCGGGTGCCGGGCACATGCGGGACGAAATGCCGGCGGCCGACCATTTCGGTGACGCCGCCGCCATGGCCCTGGCGCGGCTTGCGGTCGAACTCCAGCGGCCCGCCTTCGGTGTTCACCGGAAGCTCGTTCCACAGGATCGCCTTGTCCTTGAACATGAACGCGGTGTACTCGCCGGCCGCCACCGGGATGTCGTCGTCGACGACGGCCCGCAGCCCCATGTAATAGGGGATCAGCGGCCCGCCCTGCTCAGACGGCGGCACATAGTCGATCAGGTTGGCGAGCTTCAGCGCCTTCATCTGCTTGGAGTGCATCCAGATCGTCTTGAACTTGTCGGCGCGGTCGCCCATCAGATAGGCGGCCTCGATGATGTCGGTGTCGACGATGGAGGCGCCGGTGGCGCGCACCAGATCGCCGCCGTCATTGGCGATGTTGTCGGCCAGCACCCCTTTCAGGATGCCGAGCAGCGTCAGCTTGTTGGCGCGCTGCCAGTAGTCGGTCTGGCGGCGCACGATCAGCTTCTGCGGGTCGTCGCCGGCCAGGATCGAGGTCAGGTCCGGAATGCCCCAGGCCTGGGCGCGGACATTGCGGGCTGCCACCTCGCGGCGCGAGCCGATCTTCTTCATCTCGATCGAGTCGGCCGGATCGTCATTGATCGGCTCGGACGGGTCGTTGCCGAGATCCTTCCAGCCGGGCATGTCGACGGAACGCCCGCCCATGGAGAGCTTCGAGGCGATGGACGGGTCGGAAAACAGGATTCCGGCCTGGTAGATCTCGAGCGACTGGACGTGCTCCTCGAACGAGTATTGCGCATAGACGGAGGGAACGATCGCGTCCGCGATACGGGTATAGGCGTCTGCCATTTTGGTCTTTCCTTCAGGGGTTGGTTAGCGGCTGATCTCTCAAAGGTCAGAGAGGATTATTCGGCATCCAGAGGTCTGGATTCTCGCCGGCCTCGCGTGCCAGCCGCCGGGCGCGGGCGGGATCGCTTTTGACGAGGGCGGAGATATCAGTCAGGTTGCGTTCGCCGGCGGCGTTGCGCTTGAAGGGATTGCCTCCACTCAAGGCCGCGCCGCCGTCGATCGTGTCTTCGCGGAACATCGCCTCGCCGATGGCGTGGAATGCCTTGGCGATCTGCGGATCGGTCAACGCCCCGTCATTGAGAAGGATGCCCTTCGCCTTGTAGGCATCGACCAGGCCGAGCTTCTTCATGGCCCGGTTGGCGACCTCCAGCCTCTGGCGGAAGCCGTCGCTGTCGGTCGGTCCCCAATCCCTGACGAGGTCATCGTGGGTCGCCTCGACCGAGCGGGCAAGGGCGATCTGCTGCGCCTTGGCCTGCTCGGCCATGTAGCCGACGAAGCGGTCGTGATAGGCCTGCGCCACCTTCGGCGTGGCGCCGGCTTCGACCGCCCAGGCCTTCGACGCATTGGCGAGCTCGTCCGAATAAGCGAAATCTTCGGGGAGCCCGTCGGGGCGCTTGTACTCGACCTTGTCGGGCGATGTGAGCGGACGCATCGCCTCGGGCAGCCGGGCATGGAACCTGTCCCAGTCTTCCCCAGTTGCGTCCGCCGAGGGAACGCGCAGGCTTTCACCCTGCTGCCGTTCCAGCTCCGCATAGGATGTGAAAACCCGATCGAGGCTTTCAGGCTCGGTCCAGCCCTTGGTTTCAGCGAGCTTGCGGTTGCCTTCGGAAAGACCGTCAAACCAGCTTTTCGCAGCCGGCGGGGCGGACCCGTTGTCCCCGTTGGCCGGTGGCCGTACTGGGTTGCCCGCCGGTGGCGACGCCACCACGGACCCGGCGTCTGCCAGATCTGTCATGAGAAAGATTCCTTTGTGTTGATTGCAGTAGAAATGAAGGCGCTGGTCCTTCTCCCCTTGTCGGAGAAGGCAAGGCGCTGGCGCCGCTCACAAGCCGGTATCACCTGAATATCAACCCGTCGCGGGCGGAACTTTGCGGCCGGAGCCAATCCAATTGACTTCCAGTTCGTTAGTGTGTATATATACACAACATGAAGAGCGCCGATGTCATTGATAGATTGTTGGCGGATGGCTGGCACGAAGTGGCTCGAAAAGGCAGTCATGCCCAATTCAAGCATAAGACCAAGCCGGGCCGCGTGACGGTTCCGCATCCCAGGCGAGACATCCCGATCGGCACGCTCAAGAGCATCGAAAAGCAATCCGGCCTGAAGCTGAGGTAGAGAAATGCGTCACTATATCGGACTGATCCACAAGGAAGCGGACAGCGACTTCGGCGTGTCCTTTCCCGATTTTCCGGGAGTGGTCACGGCCGGCGTTAACCTGGACGACGCCCGCGCCATGGCGGAGGAAGCACTGGCCTTTCATGTCGAGGGCCTGGTCGAGGATGGCGAAGCCATTCCCGAACCGTCCTCCCTGGAGGAAGTGATGTCCGACAAGGACAATCTGAGCGGTGTCGCCATCCTGGTTGCCTTGAAAACCGAAGCAACGAAGGTCGTGCGCGTCAACGTCACCATTCCGGAGGACGTCCTCAATCAAATCGACCACTATGCAGAACGCCACGGCTACAGCCGATCCGGATTTCTGACCGCCGCCGCGAAAAAGGTAATGCAGATCGAGGCGGCGTAGCGCTCCGCAGGTCCATTCAAGATGAGGCTCTACCGCCTTGTTTGACTATGATCTTTCCGAGCAAGGCCTCGGTCATCAAGACGAAAGAAACCATGTCTCATTTCGTGAGGTATGGTGCCCCTGTTCCGCCGCAATGCGCCCGCACTTGGCAAGGTATTCGGCCTTTTGGGCTTCAAAGGAGGACTTTTACATGATCAAGAAAGCCATTGCCGCCGCGCTTCTGACTGCCGTTCTGGCTGGGTGTGCGCAGACCGAAGGGCAGCAAAGAGCCACCACGGGCGCTTTGGTCGGCGGCGCGGGCGGCGCGCTCGTCGGTCAGGCGATCGGCGGCAACACCAAGAGCACGGTTATCGGCGCAGCCAGCGGTGCCCTTCTGGGTGCGGTCGTCGGCAGCGCGACCACACCGCAGCGGCGCGGCGAACAGCTTTGTCGCTACCAGGACCGCAACAGCGGCCGCATCTACACCGCGCCTTGCGACGACCGCTACTACAGCGGCGATTATTGAGCGTAGCGGGCTGCAAACGCGGCAAGGCTATGGGACAGCACCCCCCTCTGGCCTGCCGGCCATCTCCCCCTCAAGGGGGGAGATCAGCGGCTTCGCCGCAGCCGCCAATCTTGCAACGTTGACGATTGGCGAAAACGGTGACGGCATCCAATCTCCCCCCTTGCGGGGGAGATGGCCGGCAGGCCAGAGGAGGTGTTCAAGCGCCAGCCTGACTAGCCAGCCCTACCTCTCCTCCGCCCTCGCCGCCTTCTCCAGCGCCGCCAGTTGCGCCTCGTCCAGCGTCAGGAACCCCATAATGTGCTGCACCACTTCGGCCCGCGCATTGCTCAGCGCGCTGTGCAGTTCGAAGCCGTTCGGCGTTCTGGTCCTGGCCAGCCATTCGCCGTAGGAGGGGCGGCGGTAATAGCCGGTGGCGGCCGTCAGATCGGCCAGCACCATCTCGCCGTCCTGTCCAGAAAAGACCCTGAGATACGCCTTGGTCAGCGCGTCCTGCGCCTTGGCCGGGCCGCCGGCCTGGCTCGCATGGGCAAAGCGTTTCCGGCTCATGCGCCCTGCCCGCCCTGCACGCTTTCCGCACCCTGCGGCATCAGCCCGCCGAGCCCATCAAGCAAGCCGCTGTCGCGCGCCTGCACGGCCGCCGGCACGGCGTCCCTGGCGGCCTTGCCGGCGGTGGCGATCGCCGCCATGCCGGCCTGCGCCTGTTGCGCCTTGGCCCTGGCGTCTCGGATGCCCGCCACCTCTTGCCTGGCGCGAAAGATGCGCTGCGGGCTGCGGCCGGCGCTCTGCACGATCTTTAGCGCCTCGTCGCCGTCGATATTGTCCATGACGCCGGGGTCGAACTGCGCCATCTGCATGGCGGTGGTGACCACCTGGATGGTGTCGCGCGCCTCGGCCGAGCGGCGCAGCACGTCGAGTGGGCCGGTGAAGGTCGGTCGTACCGCCTTGCCGGCAAGGCTCGCCGGCGGCAGGAAACGGCTGTCTTCCTCGTACAATCCCTTGTCTTCCAGGATGCCCAGCTCGCGGTCGAGATTGCTGGCAAAACCGGCCTGGATGATCGAGCCGGACGGCCCGAGCAGCGCGCCCTTCTCCTCTTGCCGGATCAAGGCTTCGGTCGCCGTCATCTGCGGGTTCTGCACCAGCGTCTGGAACAGGTTGACGAACATCATGTCGCGGATCTCCTCGGCCCGGCTTTCCGCGTAGTTGAACGCGTAGGTCGGGTTCTGCCCCGTGGCGATCGGCGCGATCAGCGGCCGTCCCTGATCGTCGATCAGGCCGGGATAGTTCTCGCCGGGATTGAGCACCGGCACATAGTCGAGCCGCGCCTTCGACGCGGTCGCCGGATCGGTGATCTGCTGCAGCGCCCTGAGGCCCGAGCGGCGCACGGCGTTTTCCTCGCGCACCGTGGTCAGCGCCTCGATGGTCGGCGAGACGCCATAGGGGTCGCCCTCGTAGCGCCGCCAGTTGAAGCACGACACCGGGAAGGAGCGGAAGCCGCTTTCCCTAACGATCGCCTCCTCGTCCTCGATGACGTGATAGGAGGCGAACGCCGTGTCGAGATACTGGTAGGTGCCGCCCACCCGGTACATCTGGCGCTCATCGCGCGGCTGGATGCATTGGATCAGCGCGATCTTCGTCTCGCATTTCGAGGGGTCATCGACCAGCATCTTGATCCGCGCCGGCAGCTTGTCATAGCCGAGCAGCTGCGCCGCCTGCCGCGCCGTGCGCTCGTAGCGGCGGTGGAAGGTGTCGACCTGGCCCCAGCGGTTGCGCGACAGATAGCCCTCGGCCACGGGAATCGAGGCATAGCGGATCAGCGTGCCGCCAAAGCCCTCCTCGGCATAGAGATAGGCCGGGCCGTAGCGCACGACATTGCGCAGGCAGGCCTGCGTCGCCGGCACGAAATTCGAATTGGCGGAGTAACGCAGCGCAAACAGGAAATCGCGCAGCGCTTCCGCCCATTCCTTTTCCTCGTCGGTCTCCTCGTCGTTCATGGCCGCGGTCGACAGCCCGTGCCATTTTTCCGACTGCGGGATGATCAGGCTTTCCAGCCCTGCGGCGAGGCGATTGGCAGCCGAGTTGATGGTGTTGGCGTAGACACGGGCGCCGCGCCGCTCTTGCCGCTCGGCCTGCGAGGCCGCGCCGGCTTGCCGGCCCCAGATGTCGGGCGCGTCGGGATCGCAGAATTCCGACACGGCCTCCCAGACAGCCTCATACTGGCTGCGCTCGGTCTCCAGTTCGGCCTGTCGCGACAGGATATCGTGGGCACGGGAATCGTTCGTCATGGCATTCTTTCTCAGGTGGTGTCGCCTGTTCGAAGCCCAGATATTGTCAAGGCCAGGTCGAATTTTGTTCGCTTTTGCAATGTTCAACGGGGGCGCGGCGGGCCTTAAGGAGATCGATGTGACAATGACGGAAAGCCTGCCCGGTGCCTTGAAGAGACGCAGCAAACAGGCTGCAAAGCGATTGCTCGGCTACGACTCCCGCAACTGGCTGCGCATCAGGCAGATCGAGGCGTTCACCGCGTTTCTTGAAGCGGACGGCCGCAAATCTTCGCCTGTGATCGAGGTTTCGCCCGGCTGGAACCGCTATTGGAAGACGATGTGCCCCGACTACACGTCGGTCGATTACCCCGAATTCGACATCTGCAAGGACCGCACCGAGAGGCAATATGCGATCGTGATCGCCGACCAGGTGCTGGAGCATGTGCAGCGGCCGCTGGCCGCGGCCGAGAATATCCACGCCATGACCAGGCCGGGCGGCTGGGCGATGGTGGCGACGCCGTTCCTGTTTCGGGTGCATGCCAGGCCGCACGATTACAACCGCTGGACTCCCGCCGGCCTGAAGCAGCTGCTGGTCGAAGGCGGCTTTCCGGAAACTGGCATAGAGGTGTTCAGCTGGGGCAACAAAGCCTGCGCAAAAGCCCATATCGGCGGGCCGGTGCGCTCCTACGGCATGTGGCGCGACCTCAGCAATGACGAGGAATACCCGCTGATGGTCTGGGGGTTCGCGCGGAAGGCGGTGAGTGGTTGAGAGCTTAATCTCCCCCTTGTGGGAAGGGCAATCGCATATGACCGCGCCAGCCCCCTCTCCGGCCGCTGCGCGGCCACCTCTCCCCCATTCCATGGGGGCGAGGAACGCCAACCGCCGAGGTCGCGGCCTTGGAAGCCTGGGTTCCTCGCCCCCACAAAGTGGGGGAGAGGTGGCTCGGCGAAGCCGAGACGGAGAGGGGGAGCGCCATATGCGATTGCCCTGCCCTTGTGGGGGAGATTGGCAGCTTCACCCGCCCCGCCTCTTCACCAGCCGCGCCAGCCGCCGCCAGGTCCACCAGGGCCAACCGCCCCGGTTCCCGAACACCCGTTTCATCGCGCCCATCTCATACCCCCAAAAGCACGCGGCGCTGGCCGGTGAGCTCGCTGGGCGCGAGATCGGTCTTGACGGTGCTCAGCGTGCCCTGGCGCTGTTCGAGCTCAGCCCTGAGCGCTGCTTCGCGCGCCTGCACGTCCTTGTCGGCAATGGTCGGTGTCGGCGGCAGCGGCTTCAAGGCGGGTGGTTTTTGAAAAAGGCACATGGTTCCAGCTTTCTCTTGTCCAGTCGAAAAGGATGAAGGTTTCGCCGTTCTTGCCATATTCAGGCAAACGGCAGCGTTGCGTCGCGCCAAGCCGGGCAAGCCAGCGCAGCGCCAGTTGGTTCTCGGCCAGCGCCCGGGCCTCGACCCGGAAAGCACCGCGCGCGGCAACTTGCGGGCCAAGCACAGCGTGAAAGAACTGCGTAATCCCAGGCACGCAACGCCGCATGCGGCGCGTGCCCCAGCTCCAGGCGATCCACAGCCCGCTCCGCTGCTCGGCGGCGCCGAAGCCGGCCTCCGGATTGCCGTCGAGCTCGGCGACATAGGCAAACCCCTGCAGCGCGGTGAGCGCCAGCAGCGCCGGCGACCAGTTGTCCAGCTGACACTCGATCTCGGTCTTGTCCTCAGGGCGTAGATTGGCGGCGATGTAGGAGAGGTCGCGCAGCGTGGCGGGGATGATGCGGTGGGTCATGAGGAGGCCATGGGCAGCGCTGGCCTTTCCGGTCGAGCAGGCGGGCGGTCAAGCAGAAGGGCTACATTGGGCCGCCTCACGGTTGCTGACACCGGCGCCCCGCCGCGCTCGGCGGCGGGGGCAGTTGGCCTTCAAGCCCGCGGCTGGCTATTGCGTCTTTGAAGGATCGTCCGCCGGATTGACATACTTGAGGCCCCACGGGCCATTGGTGGTGATTTGAACGACGGTCTCCTCGTCGAAGTAAACGAAATGCGCCGTGCCGGGCGGCAGCGCGAAGAAACTGCCCGCAGGCAGTGCCTTGGCGGCGCTCCGATCGGCGGTTTCGCCCATTCCAAGATTAGTAGTCCCTGATATGACTGTGACCACCTCATCCGCAGGATGGGTATGCGGTGGGATCGCATACCCAGACGGCACTTTGAGCCGAAGGGCAAACAAACCTTCCTTGGTGGGATCGCCGAACAAAACCGCCGCTTCTGCTCCGGCAGGAAGCACTTTGGGGGCCGGAGCCCATTTAACATCATTGGGAGCGACCATTGTGTGCGCATCCTCTGCCAAGGCAAAGGAAGCGATTCCGCAGAATCCGATGCAGCCGATTGCAAATATCGATGCGATTTTCATGATAACCTCCCTGTGTCGCCGGGCGCTTCACCCCGGTTGCACGCTGGGGCAGGCCCGCGAAACTTTCAGAATAAGTCCGCGACCACGTCCAAGCAAGCGCCCCTCTACGTCCGCAATGGGTCCGAACTCGGTCGGTCGGAGTGATTGGGTTTGCCCTCTTCACCGAAACGCCCCCAGCGGATCGCTCTGCCCCGGCCTCCGCCTTGCCGTCCGAAACTCCGCCGGATCGACCACGGCTTCCCTCAGCATCATCACGCCATAGCGTGTCGCGGCCATCAGATCGTCGCGCAGCTTCACCACCTGGCCGTCCTTGCGGTGGTAGAGGCGGAACTCCTCGAACCAGGGCAGAAGCGTCGAAAACACCTTGAAGCGGCCTGATTGCATGCGGTCGAGCATCTCCATCAGCCCGGCCTCGACCGACACGGAGCCGTCAGCGAACTGCGCGTGGCGGGCCAGCATGTTCAGCCCATGCGCCGCATATTGCCGGGCCAGTGCTACGCCCGCGCCTTCCAGCGTCTCGCGGCGGCCGTCGCGCGGCCAGGCCCAGGGCAGCCACTCGCCCCACGGTTTGAGCGTCAGCGCCTGCATGGCCGGCGTCTGCTGCGAGGCGCGGCAGGCTTTGGCGAGATAGACGACATCGGACTCGGTATCCCAGGCGAGCTCGACCGCGGCCGACGGATGGTCCCAGCCGAAATCGAGCGCGCCGAGCCTGGGCCAATAGCGCGGCAGGCGAAATGGCTCGCAGGCGATCAGTTCCTCGGCAATCGGAAAGATGCGGCCGGAGCCGAGCACCGGAATGCCCTTGGCCCGCGCCTCGCGCTCATGCGCGGGATAGGCGGCAGCGATCGCCGCGCGCTGCTCAGGCGTGTAGTGCTCGGCATCGTCGATGGTCATGAAGGTGACGTGGCGGGTCATGGCATTGCCTTTGGAGAGCTTGAGTTCCTCGCCCCCATTCTTGATGGGGGAGAGGTGGCTCGGCGAAGCCGAGACGGAGAGGGGGAATGGCGCAGACGTAGCCAGACGAAGCGAATCCCACCTTGTTGAGCTGGCACCTTACGAAAGTCCCCTCTCCGGCCGCTTCGCGGCCACCTCTCCCCACTCCGTGGGGCGAGGAACCCAAGGCCTGAGACGTCATCACCTCCCCATCCCCTCCACCTCCGCCGCCGACAAGAACAGCAGCACCACCTCCGACATGCCGAGCAGCGGCGTGAAGGTGACGATGGTGATGCCGCCGGTGGCGTTGGTGCGGGTCAGGCCCTCGGAATAGATGTCGAGCGGCGGTTCCTCGTCGAACCACACGCCGTGCAGCGTTTCGCCCTGCCATTTCTCGCGGCCCTTCTCAAAACTCTTGAACGACAGCACCGATTCATCGGCCTGGACATCGCCGCCGCCGCCATGGCGCACCACGACGCTGTCCAGCCCGTGCGGCGCGCCGCGCCCCATGATGGTGCTGACGATCGCGTCGGCCGGGATCATGCCGGTGCCCCAGGCCGCCGGCTGCTGCGGCGGGCCGACCAGGATGCGCTGCGGATTGTCGCGCGTGCCCTCGGCGGTGACGCCGGCCGCCCACAGCCGCACGGCCGTGTCGAACACCTTGCCTTGCCACCACTGGGGATAGCGCCCTGTGAGGTGCATCGCCCATTCGGCACCCCCGGCCCTGGTCTTGCCGAGCTGGTTGCCGGCCATGAACAGCCGCTCGCGATTGGCCGCGCCCGCCGCATGGAACTCGGCCTGCCTGGGGTAAGGCCGGTAGGCGGCAAGCTGGTTAGCGCGCCGCCTCCTGTCCAGTTCCCTGAGCAGGCTCAGATACTCGGTCTTTGCCGTCGAGGCCCGGCTTCGTGAGACCCGGCTTGGCGAGGCCGGGTCTTTCGAGACCCGGTCCTTCGAGGTCCGGTCTTTCGAGAAATGGCCGCAGGACGGCTTCGAGGCCGCGGATGCGCTGCCTGATTTCGTCATCGCTCAATGCTTCCAGGCTGTTGATGTTGAGATGCAGGTCCTTTGGCAGAACCGAAAGCACGATCTTCAGATACTGGTCGGGCTTGTCCGCCCGCACCTCGGCGATGACGCCGGCGCCATGCGCGCGGAAATCGGCGCGGATCGCTTCCAGAAAACCATCGGCCAGCGTCTTTTTCGCCCGCTTCGACCGGCCGGAGGGCCGGGGTTCCGCCACATCAGGCGCGTCGAAAGAATCCTCGGCCATGCCCTACCCCGCCGTCCCGGCAAGCGCCGCGATCTCGGGCTTCGCCGTTTTCTTGACTGCCCGCGTCGGCCTCTTGCGAGGCTTCGCCCGCTTGCCGGGCTTCGCACGCGCCGGCTTTGGCTTCCGCGGCCGGCTTGCCGTTTTCGCCTCGGCCGTCGTGCCGCACTTCGCCGGGCCGGCATCGGGCAGGGCTTTGAGCGCCGCCCGGACGATACGCACGCCATCGGCGCCGGCGCCCGCCAAGGGAAAGCCGAAGCCGCCGGCCGCATCGACGGCACCGCCCCGCACCATGCCGATCCGCACGCCGGGTGGAACTGCTTCGATACGGCGTGCCTGCAATTGCGGCACACTCTCGAACAAGCTGATGGCGCTGACGACCTCGCGGCCGTCATCGTCGATGATGATGGTGGCGTAACGGCTGGACATGGGGGATTCTCTTGGCAACCGACATGGTCGCGCGTTGCGGAATGGGTGGTGAGACTCTGTGATGACGGGTGACTTAACCTGACGATCGGCAGGCCGCGTTCCTTCGCGCCCCCCTCTGTCCTGCCGGACATCTCCCCCACTTGGGGGGAGATTGGCGGTTCGAGCGCTGTCCCTATTCCTGCGATGCTGGTGATTGGCGAAAGCCGAGGTGACATCCGATCTCCCTCCTTGTGGGGGAGATGTCCGGCAGGACAGAGGGGGGCGCTGTCCCGCCAACATTCAATCCAGGCAAGCGAAGATGGTCCGAAAATAAAAAACCCGCCTCGGCGGGCGGGTCGTTGGCGCAAATCAGCACCATGCCCAAATCTATAGCATAGCTGCCGTCACGAAGTCAAGGGCGAAGTTGCCGATTCCAAGAAAAAATTCCTAACCCGGTGAACGAGCAACCGACATCGGGTGATCTGCCGGCATCATCCACGCAACTGTCCGGATCGGAACCGGCGCTCGCGCGTTTGCAGTTTAGCCAATGGGAGCAAAGCCATGAATGTCGCCAATCTGCAACTTGAGGGCCTGCTGATGGCCGTCGCATCGATCAATCAGGTTCTTGTCCGCAAGGGCGTGCTTTCGGTCGAGGAAATAGACATCGCCTTGCGCCGGGCCGAAGCCAGCGAGACCAGCGAGGAACGGTCCGAAGGCATGTCGGCGTCGAGCCGCGATGCCGTCAACTTCCCGATCCGGCTGCTGGAACTGGCCAATCAGTGTCAGCCGGAGGCGGACATGCCGTCGTTCTCGAAGCTGGCGCGCATGGTCGGCCAGATGAAGGAGCCCTACAACGATCAGATGTGACGCCCTCCCACGTCAAAGATGGACCGCGGGTTCAGGTCAGCTTGCAGACCCAAGCTTCAGCGCCAGCACATTGCCCGGCCCGTGCACCGCGGCAAACAAGAGCCCGGCGAGGAAAGTAAAATGGTCGATGAAGAAGCCGAACTCGGCCTGGTTGCCGGCCCAGTGCGACGGCCCGTGGAAGGCGAAGCCCAGGAAGATGACGTAAACGCCGGCGACGAGCGCGGCCGGTGTGAAAAAAGCGCCGGTCAGGAAGCACAGGACGAGGACGACTTCGAGCAGCGCCGCGCACCAGGCGAGGAACAGCGGGAACGGAAAGCCGGCGGCGGCGATGTAGCCCGTGGTCGCGCCCATATCCATGAACTTGAAGGCCACCGCCATCAGGAAGACGGCCGCGAAGATCAGCCGGCCAACGAGGATTGCCGCGGTCTGCCACGGTGATTGAACGGTTTCCATGATGTCCCTCCGGAGTTTGCTACGGTTTCGCCCCAAGGACGGGAAAAGCGCGGCGGTTCCGACATCGCCATTCAAATAGTTTTGCCGGGAGAGAGGCAAGCTTGCAGAACCAGGGTTCCTCGCCCCCGCCAAGCGGGGGAGAGGTGGCCGCGCAGCGGCCGGAGAGGGGGACAGCGCCAACGTCGAAAGTCCCCTCTCCGTTGCGGCTTCGCCGCGCCACCTCTTCCCCCCGCTTCGCGCGGGGCGAGGAACCCAAGCTTGGAACTGCCCCTACTCCGCCGCCTGG includes these proteins:
- a CDS encoding cupin domain-containing protein, with amino-acid sequence MKIASIFAIGCIGFCGIASFALAEDAHTMVAPNDVKWAPAPKVLPAGAEAAVLFGDPTKEGLFALRLKVPSGYAIPPHTHPADEVVTVISGTTNLGMGETADRSAAKALPAGSFFALPPGTAHFVYFDEETVVQITTNGPWGLKYVNPADDPSKTQ
- a CDS encoding YMGG-like glycine zipper-containing protein, with protein sequence MIKKAIAAALLTAVLAGCAQTEGQQRATTGALVGGAGGALVGQAIGGNTKSTVIGAASGALLGAVVGSATTPQRRGEQLCRYQDRNSGRIYTAPCDDRYYSGDY
- a CDS encoding DoxX family protein codes for the protein METVQSPWQTAAILVGRLIFAAVFLMAVAFKFMDMGATTGYIAAAGFPFPLFLAWCAALLEVVLVLCFLTGAFFTPAALVAGVYVIFLGFAFHGPSHWAGNQAEFGFFIDHFTFLAGLLFAAVHGPGNVLALKLGSAS
- a CDS encoding type II toxin-antitoxin system HicB family antitoxin, with product MRHYIGLIHKEADSDFGVSFPDFPGVVTAGVNLDDARAMAEEALAFHVEGLVEDGEAIPEPSSLEEVMSDKDNLSGVAILVALKTEATKVVRVNVTIPEDVLNQIDHYAERHGYSRSGFLTAAAKKVMQIEAA
- a CDS encoding methyltransferase domain-containing protein, which gives rise to MTESLPGALKRRSKQAAKRLLGYDSRNWLRIRQIEAFTAFLEADGRKSSPVIEVSPGWNRYWKTMCPDYTSVDYPEFDICKDRTERQYAIVIADQVLEHVQRPLAAAENIHAMTRPGGWAMVATPFLFRVHARPHDYNRWTPAGLKQLLVEGGFPETGIEVFSWGNKACAKAHIGGPVRSYGMWRDLSNDEEYPLMVWGFARKAVSG
- a CDS encoding type II toxin-antitoxin system HicA family toxin; the encoded protein is MKSADVIDRLLADGWHEVARKGSHAQFKHKTKPGRVTVPHPRRDIPIGTLKSIEKQSGLKLR
- a CDS encoding Coat protein, which encodes MADAYTRIADAIVPSVYAQYSFEEHVQSLEIYQAGILFSDPSIASKLSMGGRSVDMPGWKDLGNDPSEPINDDPADSIEMKKIGSRREVAARNVRAQAWGIPDLTSILAGDDPQKLIVRRQTDYWQRANKLTLLGILKGVLADNIANDGGDLVRATGASIVDTDIIEAAYLMGDRADKFKTIWMHSKQMKALKLANLIDYVPPSEQGGPLIPYYMGLRAVVDDDIPVAAGEYTAFMFKDKAILWNELPVNTEGGPLEFDRKPRQGHGGGVTEMVGRRHFVPHVPGTRFLDASSAGEFATDAELALAANWDRTASSVKNMTFIALKTTEA
- a CDS encoding portal protein encodes the protein MTNDSRAHDILSRQAELETERSQYEAVWEAVSEFCDPDAPDIWGRQAGAASQAERQERRGARVYANTINSAANRLAAGLESLIIPQSEKWHGLSTAAMNDEETDEEKEWAEALRDFLFALRYSANSNFVPATQACLRNVVRYGPAYLYAEEGFGGTLIRYASIPVAEGYLSRNRWGQVDTFHRRYERTARQAAQLLGYDKLPARIKMLVDDPSKCETKIALIQCIQPRDERQMYRVGGTYQYLDTAFASYHVIEDEEAIVRESGFRSFPVSCFNWRRYEGDPYGVSPTIEALTTVREENAVRRSGLRALQQITDPATASKARLDYVPVLNPGENYPGLIDDQGRPLIAPIATGQNPTYAFNYAESRAEEIRDMMFVNLFQTLVQNPQMTATEALIRQEEKGALLGPSGSIIQAGFASNLDRELGILEDKGLYEEDSRFLPPASLAGKAVRPTFTGPLDVLRRSAEARDTIQVVTTAMQMAQFDPGVMDNIDGDEALKIVQSAGRSPQRIFRARQEVAGIRDARAKAQQAQAGMAAIATAGKAARDAVPAAVQARDSGLLDGLGGLMPQGAESVQGGQGA
- a CDS encoding terminase family protein, producing the protein MAGNQLGKTRAGGAEWAMHLTGRYPQWWQGKVFDTAVRLWAAGVTAEGTRDNPQRILVGPPQQPAAWGTGMIPADAIVSTIMGRGAPHGLDSVVVRHGGGGDVQADESVLSFKSFEKGREKWQGETLHGVWFDEEPPLDIYSEGLTRTNATGGITIVTFTPLLGMSEVVLLFLSAAEVEGMGR
- a CDS encoding terminase family protein, with protein sequence MTRHVTFMTIDDAEHYTPEQRAAIAAAYPAHEREARAKGIPVLGSGRIFPIAEELIACEPFRLPRYWPRLGALDFGWDHPSAAVELAWDTESDVVYLAKACRASQQTPAMQALTLKPWGEWLPWAWPRDGRRETLEGAGVALARQYAAHGLNMLARHAQFADGSVSVEAGLMEMLDRMQSGRFKVFSTLLPWFEEFRLYHRKDGQVVKLRDDLMAATRYGVMMLREAVVDPAEFRTARRRPGQSDPLGAFR